From a single Oncorhynchus nerka isolate Pitt River linkage group LG11, Oner_Uvic_2.0, whole genome shotgun sequence genomic region:
- the LOC115137615 gene encoding claudin-4-like, whose protein sequence is MASAGLEILGMILCVSGWLGVMVACGLPMWRVAAYIGQNIVISQVIWEGLWMNCSVQSTGQMHCKVHDSMLGLPVDLQAARALVIVSMVLCIMGIGLSVAGAKCTNCSSDTGSKPRMLLGAGVTFIMAGLLLLTAVSWTANTIVLDFYDPMLEETGKREFGNSLYFGWTASCLLLLGGALLCCSCPPKAPQGGNGAGSGHHKVVNYSAVKSPMSVNGYMRRDYV, encoded by the coding sequence ATGGCCTCGGCCGGCCTGGAGATCCTGGGTATGATCCTTTGTGTGTCAGGCTGGCTAGGGGTCATGGTAGCCTGTGGCCTGCCAATGTGGAGAGTAGCCGCCTACATTGGCCAGAACATTGTCATATCTCAAGTGATCTGGGAGGGCCTGTGGATGAACTGTTCTGTCCAGAGCACGGGCCAGATGCACTGCAAGGTCCACGACTCCATGCTTGGACTCCCTGTGGACCTACAGGCGGCCCGAGCCCTGGTCATCGTCTCTATGGTGCTGTGTATCATGGGCATCGGCCTGTCTGTAGCCGGGGCCAAGTGCACCAACTGCAGCTCGGACACGGGCAGCAAGCCTCGCATGTTGCTGGGAGCCGGGGTGACCTTCATCATGGCGGGGCTGTTGCTGCTGACGGCTGTATCGTGGACGGCTAACACCATCGTCTTGGATTTCTACGAcccgatgctggaggaaacggggaAGAGGGAGTTTGGGAACTCACTGTATTTTGGATGGACTGCCTCCTGTCTGCTTCTCCTAGGGGGAGCTCTACTCTGCTGCTCCTGCCCCCCGAAAGCACCCCAGGGTGGGAACGGGGCTGGGTCTGGGCACCACAAGGTGGTGAACTACTCTGCGGTCAAGTCTCCCATGTCTGTCAATGGATATATGAGGAGGGACTATGTGTGA